DNA sequence from the Argopecten irradians isolate NY unplaced genomic scaffold, Ai_NY scaffold_0711, whole genome shotgun sequence genome:
GAACCTCTGTCTACACTAAAAACCTGGTCAACCCCATATACCTCCCCAACATATGTGTTCTGATGCAGAGTTATGGGCCCTGATGTCATATTCAATACTGACAGAGTAACAGGTTCACGATCCCTACAAGGAGCAATTACACTTCTAGCCAACAACAAACTTTTCTTCCCTATAAACTTGACCGGTTCCACAACACCACTTCCCTGTCCAAGATCCCCATCTACATAGCCGGGAAAATACACTTCAGAATGTTTAGGTATCACTACAGTCTCGCTGACCCTAATACGTGCACACTGTGCCTTTTTACGTGCGGTTATCTCCACCCTACAACCTTCTAACTTGAGCGTGTTAGTTCCAAAATGTACCTCCCCATTATGTTCTTTCAGGAAGTCTATCCCTATTATGCCATCGTGTCCATCTATGCTGGCTACCACTGTATCAAATTCATAATACCGACTCGCTATCTTGAATGTCAACAAAGTTCTACCAAACACCTGTAACCTATTTCCCGAAGCTGTTGTCAGCCGTAAGTTACAGCTTCTCAACTCGTGCTCCCCTGCTAGCTTATTAAACATCTCATGGGTGATAATGGTAACCGATGAACCGGAATCTATCAAACACTGAATCTTGGTACCCCCTACCACCGTATCAACATATAAGGTTGGCTGAATAAGGTTTAACATCACTAGTGGCCCTTTCCTCTCCTCCTCATCTAACAACTGGGCTGAATGTCCGGGCCCGACCCCAGCCCCATCTAGTTTCCCTGATTTTTCCCCTCCTCTAGATTTTCTGCTTTATGTTTGCAATCGTAGGACAAATGTCCCATCTTCCCACATGCGTAGCAAACTATCTGAGTTGGATCCCTACGTCCCCTTTTGCTACTCCGAGCAAACCTTTGACTCAGGGTTTTATTCAATGTATCGAACTGCTCTAGTAGTAATGTCTTTAGATCATCAGTAACACTAGCAACCGGGTTACCCCCTCCCTCATTCTCGTTAGATACAGCTTGTACATGGTGGAAATCATTGACTAGATCCTCCCCCTTAGGTTTCCTGGTAGGTACCCCGTGCCTATTTACAAAGGACTCATGCTCTATTGCCCTGCTTACAGCTTCCTCTAGGGTAGTGGGGTGACTAAACTGCACATATCTCTGTATTTCAAAGTTACCCAAACCCTCCACAAACTGTTCTATGGATCTCCTTTCCACCTCCCTTGTTGATAAATCTGGGAATGCTAGGACGGACAAGTTCCTTAAGGATTCCCCATATTCTACTAGAGACTCCCTGCCAACCCTACGTCTGCTCTTAAATTCACTGCCGTGGGCATACTCCCGCCCTGGTGGGGCAAACCTTTGTATAAGGGCCTGTTTAAGCTGGGCATAATCACTAAGCTGGCTAAAGGTTAGCTGTGATAACACATGAACATCATTCCCCCTTAAACACATGGCCAACTGCTGGGCCTGTTCATACCCGTCCCACCTATTCCACTGGGCTACGTGCTCAAAATGTGTAAGGAAATCTCTAAAGTTTACTTTATGACTGTCATAAGGCTGAGGTTCCTTTTCCTTTCTCCGTGGAGTGTTGTCAtatacagagttatttccccttccccctacgCCTACATTACCAAGAGGCATCTCATATACTGACGGATAAATCCCCTCCCTTACTGGCCCACCATACATTGAATATGTCCCCGCTTGCCTGGCTGGTGGCATCTGTGTTCCTTCATTATCATCTgaccttgtatgaccttgaccataTGAAGGTGGCTGAGTAAGGGACAGCTGCATAGGGGGTGGCTGACTGAAGTGTGATTGTACAGAGGGTGGCTGTCTAGGGGGTGGCTGCCTAAATAATGATTGATTATGGACCAAGCCTGcatttgaccttgacccctGAAGATTATGCACCTCCGTGTCCTCAGGTACCCTACACTGCTGATTTAGATGACCTGGTTGATAAGGAGTACTGGTAAACCTTGGTCCCATAGGCCTAATCCCTTCAGACCCACTTAAAACAACCCTATGTCCATTCTGCTGGGTATTACCACCCCTAATAAAGTCAGTATCATCTGCTGGAAATGAATAACTGGGATGGCTATCTGTCATAACATTTTGATGTAACTGGGATTGGCCCCCTTGACTGGCACTAGTGGTACCCCAAGTACTAGCATGTCCACCGACAACAGATGGTGAAACTCCTGCCCCCTTATACCCCTCTAGAACTGGAGCAGCATCAGATACAACAGCATCTTCTTGCTCACTTTTAGACATAGATATTCTCGGTCTTGCTCCCCCGAAAGCTTCCTGTTTAACCAAGGTGTTGTTATACTGTGTCTCTGATATCATAACCCTACGAGTACTAATTTCTGGGGTTTGAAACCTTTCAGTGTATGTATTTCTCGATTCATCAAACCGCACCCCACTATCAACAGGTAGGGATACATTCATACTATCCAACTCTGGTTATAAAGGAAGAAAAGATATAGGACTCCCCCTATTTGAATCATATCTATCTGGATTCCCAGgtacaaagggcaataactctacCTCCATTGTCTCTACATCGTCACACACATTGCCTTCATACTCAGGGTCCCCTACATTACTCTGTTCTGGCTGTATACTAACAGGTTCCTCCATACTAGCCTCAGGCTGGCTAACAAGGTTATTATTCCTTCTTCTAAATATTCTCTCCTTTACACTCCCAAGGAATCTATCCATATTGAAAatttcacacaaaaataaatgatacacCTAAACTATAACTACGACTTCTATACCACCACAACAActgacagtttttttttaatggtCAAACAGCACCAGTTTGTAATAGGACGAGTCGGAGTTCCGGGATTGTCACTCGACTCCGGACATTAGTATGTCCCGTGACCCCGCATCGTCCATAGTACTTCCGGTAGTTTGCAACCCAGGTTCGTGAGCTCAAACTATAACCGTCATGTTGTTGTAGTAACAAAGGAGTCAGTTCAACAGTTAATCACATTTATTAAACAGGAcagatgaaaatatttacagatgAGGCATTCACTCGCTCACTCACACTACATATGACACAAACATAACAACGACCCCGACTCCTACATCAGCCCTGGGTTAACTAGAGTCTTGGCTAGTACCAGACGTAATGTCCACCCCCCACCCTGGACTTGTCGACTACATGAACTACCTGACGGCCTCGATGATAGAGCAGTCTCCGGAAACAAATCCGTTTGAAATTGAGCCCCAGAGTGCGTGTCGCACCTGTATTTATACCCCCGCCTAGGATTGAAATTGTCGAACGAAAAACACGTGCAGGACTGGTAAGCCAGTCGCTACACTTAACAGGGTCAACTCAACTCACCCGGAATGACCTAACAGTGTGTTATTTACCTGAAACTATGCAAATTAGCCATGTGCTCACTAGTCTGTAGTATTTATCTGAAAATATAGACAACCCCGCGCGACAGGAAACGCTTAAAACAACCTTTCGAAATTAGTAAGTATTAATACTATCGTTTCccatatatacaaatgttataCGAATGCTATTAATACACGAGTTAACAAAACTGCACATATTTAAAACCCCTCCTATTACACACCTCCCTTCTTTAAAAAAGAACCAAGGCACTTTTATAAACAAATCAGTGACTTGTCAAGACAACCAGACCCCATATATACCAATGCTTGAGAACTAGCTTGGACTCTCTCCCACACTCCAGACAGTAgacaaatacaattttacaaagTATTACCACTCCGGTAAGtgacaaaatataattatatgcaaaaaaatattaacaactagTGATAACCATTACGTTTAAACAAACATTgggaatttccctttaaaaTGTGTAGATCAGAGTTCATTCACATTAAATCCAGGGTATCCAATTCAGGCTCCTCAAACACCTCGTCCTCGATCGTGGGAACCATGATAGGCACTTCGTCCTTGGGCTGCCCTCTCCCCCGCACCCGTACATAGCCGACTGGCCCCCCCCTCCACCTCCGACAGGAGAATGTCCTCATCCCTGCACTGATATGCAGGAGGGGGGGATGATGCTAGTTCCCTCCCTGGCCACACGACGCTGCCTCTCCTGGCACGCTCTCTCCCTGGCCTGCTCCCTCCTGGCATTCATCGGGCCGCTTGGCATCATCCTCCCTCCCGTTGGGATGTATCGCCGGTTCTCCCCAGTCACAACCCTGGAGTCGGTGGTCTCCCTCCTGGCCTCCTCCCTCTCCAGTCTGTGTTGCCTCATATAATGGCAGAACAACTGCTGCCGGTGAATGTGGACCTGCCGGCACCGACCACACTGGATCTTATCCAGTTCCGGCTGATGCACGGCATTCCAATGGGTCTTCAGCTTTTTATAGGTTTGGTAAATTGTCCCTGCACGGGTACACACACCCACTGGGCAAGGCATACCTCCCGGGACCCACACTGGCCTCAGGTCATCATCTATGCCCCGCACCTCACTCACAGGGACAGTCAACTCTAACACATCAACCAtcctgaaataaacaaaaataacattcccaagtttaaacaaaatacaaaatcatcattcctattaataattattaaccTTAATAGTTATGTACAAAACAAACATCCCTATGGGGAGAAAATTATCTTGGGTTTCACAACCCGCCCCGCCCTGGTCTTAACAGGCGTTTTAGCTACACCATCATACTGAGCTGGTTCCTCTCCTTCGTCATACTGGCCTGGTTCCTCCCCTCCGTCGTACTGGTCTGCTTCTTGCTCAGGAGGGTCCGATGGCCTCGGTTCAGGGACATTTGCCCCTTCTGTCCAATTGTCTGGAATGCCCCCTCCCTCATATGGCTTGGTGTCGTCCACATGGATGTGGTATTTCCTTCCCCCTGGACACTTCTCCACCTCATAGGTCACGCCTGACACCCTTTTTGTAACCCTATAGGGCCCCGACCAACCGAGTCCCAGCTTATTGTTCAGACTTGGAGGATACCACCTCCATACGAAATCACCCTCCCTATAGTGTCGTGCCTTCAAGCCCCGATCATAATAATTCTTTTGTCTTTCCGCGGCCTTCCCAACATTAACCTTTACTTTGTGAAAACTTTCTCTCATTGATTCTTGTAACCATTCCACATATAAGTTTGGACAATATTCCCCAGAATTGTTCCCAGGAGCCCCCACAACTATGTCCAAaggtagagttatctccctgcCCAACATCAATAAGTTCGGACTGCAGCCGGTGCTGCACTGTGCAGTAGCCCTATATGCCATCATAATGTACGGAAGGTGATCGTCCCAGTCATCTAAATGATCATTTACCACCATTGACAACATGCTTAGTATGGTTCTATTTAATCTTTCCACCAAACCGTCTGACTGGGGATGGTAAGGGTTGGTCCTAGTTTTTTCTACACCTAAATTTTTACAAAGATGGCGGAATAATTCCCCTTCAAACTCTGCGCCCTGGTCGGTATGTATTTGCCTAGGAACGCCGAACCTGCTAATAAATTCAATACACAATTTATCTGCAACAGGAAGTGCTGTATGATTTGGTAATGCATAAGCCTCAACCCACTTGGTGTAATAGTCACTGACTaccattatacaaatatttccatTCTCAGTTTCTTTCAGACCGGTAAGAATATCCAAAGCTATTCTATCCAAGGGCTGTGAGACCTGGTCGATGGTTGACGTCAAAGGTGACCTCCCTTTCCCCGGACCTGGTTTGCGGCGTGCACACTGGACACAAGTTCGACACCACCTGGCAACATCATCACTGTAACCTGGCCAGTAGAAGCGCTTTCTTACTGCGTCTGTAGTTTTACCCCTGCCAAGGTGACCTCCAATTCGGGCACTGTGTAAGTGGTGCAGAATTTCTTCTCTCATCCTCTGAGGGGCTACAATTCGGACACAGTTCTCTTCCCCCTGCAAACAAAGTAGCTCATCTCTGAACACTAACTGCTCCCATAGTTGGCAGTAGACCCTAACTTCATAAGGAAAGCCTCCCATATCCCTTCGCCTGGGTTTATTTGTTAAGTTTTTCTTTAAACTTATTATCTGTCTGACGGCGACATCTTCTTGCTGCCATTGTTTGATTTGTTCCTCCCCCCAGCTTTCTACCCAGTTACTCTGTTCTATTTGGAGGAGCCCCCCTTCATTTTCCTCCCGGGGTTCATCAGATGGCGAACCATCTTCATGAGAGTCCCTCCCTGACCTAACATCAGTTATCCCTACTCCCCCCTCCATTTCAGATTGGCGATGATTTTTGGAGCACTGGGGACAGTCTGCCCGCTTACACGGTCTACTCGGTTTCCTAGACATGCTGTCTGCATTTGAGTGCTGATAACCTGGCCTATGTTTTATCTCACAATCAAACATTTCTATGACCGTCAACCATCTGGCCAGCATCCCCTCAGGATCCTTAAAGTTTCTTAGCCAGATTAAGGATGCATGATCAGTTCTTACTACAAACCTTCTACCCAACAGGAAATGCTTGAAATGTTTGAGGAAAGTAACGAGAGCATATAACTCCTTATGAGTTGTACAATAATTTCTCTGGGATTTGTTCAATGTTTTACTTGCATAGGCTATCACAACTTCCTCTCCC
Encoded proteins:
- the LOC138313519 gene encoding uncharacterized protein, with the protein product MVPTIEDEVFEEPELDTLDLIFLGSVKERIFRRRNNNLVSQPEASMEEPVSIQPEQSNVGDPEYEGNVCDDVETMEEAFGGARPRISMSKSEQEDAVVSDAAPVLEGYKGAGVSPSVVGGHASTWGTTSASQGGQSQLHQNVMTDSHPSYSFPADDTDFIRGGNTQQNGHRVVLSGSEGIRPMGPRFTSTPYQPGHLNQQCRVPEDTEVHNLQGSRSNAGLVHNQSLFRQPPPRQPPSVQSHFSQPPPMQLSLTQPPSYGQGHTRSDDNEGTQMPPARQAGTYSMYGGPVREGIYPSVYEMPLGNVGVGGRGNNSVYDNTPRRKEKEPQPYDSHKVNFRDFLTHFEHVAQWNRWDGYEQAQQLAMCLRGNDVHVLSQLTFSQLSDYAQLKQALIQRFAPPGREYAHGSEFKSRRRVGRESLVEYGESLRNLSVLAFPDLSTREVERRSIEQFVEGLGNFEIQRYVQFSHPTTLEEAVSRAIEHESFVNRHGVPTRKPKGEDLVNDFHHVQAVSNENEGGGNPVASVTDDLKTLLLEQFDTLNKTLSQRFARSSKRGRRDPTQIVCYACGKMGHLSYDCKHKAENLEEGKNQGN